A section of the Acidobacterium capsulatum ATCC 51196 genome encodes:
- a CDS encoding ABC-F family ATP-binding cassette domain-containing protein gives MISVNNVSMRYGAKILFEDVTVTFIVGRRYGLTGPNGAGKSTFMKILTGELEPQKGNVVRPKKLGVLRQDQFAFDAYRVIDTVIMGNAPLWAALEERDRIYEKAELTDADGMRLGELEGIVGEEDGYTAESDAAILLQGLDIPDELHERKMSELQGGQKVRVLLAQALFGKPQALLLDEPTNHLDLDSIHWLQDFLLKFEGTLITISHDRHFLNSVTTHTADIDYQTIITYTGGYDDMVVAKSQVRSRLESENAQREKKIAQLNEFIARFAAGTRSSQVTSRRKEVERLQTNELARSNIQRPYIRFEQNRPSGKQTIEFEGLRKVYDDQVVIEGFSGMVMRGEKICLMGRNAQGKTTVLKCLLSVDPDLKDKEFVLDGGTIKWGHEAQIGYFPQDHTGLIAHGMTVSEWLHQFDPKATQEDIRGILGQMLFRGEEGLKPTNALSGGETARLLFCKLMLEKPNVLILDEPTNHLDLESINALNVALQRYEGTVLLVTHDHDLIDEVGTRIWHFEGGAIEDFKGPYSEYQSAVAAAR, from the coding sequence ATGATTTCAGTGAACAACGTAAGCATGCGCTACGGCGCGAAGATATTGTTTGAAGACGTCACCGTGACCTTCATCGTGGGCCGGCGCTATGGCCTGACCGGCCCGAACGGCGCGGGCAAGTCGACGTTCATGAAGATTTTGACCGGCGAGCTGGAGCCGCAAAAAGGCAATGTGGTGCGGCCGAAGAAGCTCGGCGTGCTGCGCCAGGACCAGTTTGCGTTTGACGCCTATCGCGTGATCGATACGGTGATTATGGGCAACGCTCCGCTGTGGGCGGCGCTTGAAGAGCGCGACCGCATTTATGAGAAGGCCGAGCTGACCGATGCGGACGGCATGCGTCTGGGCGAGCTGGAAGGCATTGTGGGCGAGGAAGACGGCTACACGGCGGAGAGCGATGCGGCGATTCTGCTGCAGGGGCTGGATATTCCGGACGAGCTGCACGAGCGCAAGATGAGCGAGTTGCAGGGCGGCCAGAAGGTGCGCGTGCTGCTGGCGCAGGCGCTGTTTGGCAAGCCGCAGGCGCTGCTGCTGGACGAGCCGACGAACCACCTGGATCTCGACTCGATTCACTGGCTGCAGGATTTTCTGCTGAAGTTTGAAGGCACGCTGATTACGATTTCGCACGACCGCCATTTTTTGAACAGCGTGACGACCCACACGGCGGACATCGACTACCAGACGATCATCACCTACACGGGCGGCTATGACGATATGGTGGTGGCCAAGTCGCAGGTGCGCTCACGGCTGGAGTCAGAGAATGCCCAGCGTGAGAAGAAGATTGCGCAATTGAATGAGTTCATTGCGCGCTTTGCCGCTGGTACGCGTTCGAGCCAGGTGACGAGCCGCAGAAAAGAAGTGGAACGGCTGCAGACAAACGAGCTGGCGCGGTCGAACATTCAACGCCCATACATTCGCTTTGAGCAGAACCGGCCGTCAGGCAAGCAGACCATCGAGTTTGAAGGACTGCGCAAGGTGTATGACGATCAGGTGGTGATTGAAGGCTTCAGTGGCATGGTGATGCGCGGCGAAAAGATCTGCCTGATGGGACGCAATGCGCAGGGCAAGACGACCGTGCTGAAGTGCCTGCTGTCGGTCGATCCGGATTTGAAGGACAAGGAATTTGTGCTGGACGGCGGCACGATCAAGTGGGGCCACGAGGCGCAGATCGGGTATTTTCCGCAGGATCACACGGGACTGATCGCGCACGGCATGACGGTGTCAGAGTGGCTGCATCAGTTTGATCCGAAGGCGACGCAGGAAGATATTCGCGGCATTCTGGGCCAGATGCTGTTTCGCGGTGAGGAAGGTTTGAAGCCGACCAATGCCCTGTCGGGCGGCGAGACGGCGCGTCTGCTTTTCTGCAAGCTGATGCTGGAGAAGCCGAATGTGCTGATTCTGGACGAGCCGACGAATCACCTGGACCTGGAGTCGATCAATGCGCTGAATGTGGCGCTGCAGCGCTATGAAGGCACGGTGCTGCTGGTGACGCATGACCACGACCTGATTGATGAAGTGGGCACGCGCATCTGGCACTTTGAGGGCGGCGCGATTGAAGACTTCAAGGGGCCGTACAGCGAATACCAGTCCGCCGTTGCGGCGGCACGCTAG
- the feoB gene encoding ferrous iron transporter B, whose translation MSSCCTTETIELPQQPRVAGKLQTVALVGPPNSGKSTLFNRLTGLRQKVANYPGVTVEQHLGRMKGIGRPDLVLIDLPGIYSFDSYSEDARVAVDVLRGEMPGTPQPDAVLLVLDSLHLRRQLMLAAPVLALNLPTLVLLNMTDLMESRGGEVDTLALAQELGVPVAKISGAQGIGLNAIAQFLNRRSEPAVETTQPQRLELPVVGNARSYRQWATGVSSRTKYKAPLSSEWTRKLDGVLLHRVWGPLLFLVVVFAVFQVVFTLGNPLSDAFGNVLYGLGDFVGRFLGDGWLKSFVIEGAWRGVASVLVFLPQILLLFLFIGVLEDSGYLARAALIADRFMKGIGLNGKAFIPLLSAYACAVPAIMATRTIENKRDRFATILVTPFMTCSARLPIYILVIAAFIPNRPVLGDLLGLQAVAMIGLYLLGFLAALGTARLLKSSILKASSTPFILELPQYRMPTARGLALRLYDRGKLFTKKTGTIILGATVVLWILAHLPVHATLPESVIGRLGHWIEPAIRPLGFNWKIGIGILSSIVAREVIVGTLGTLYGADPATQALHLQAALRHDLTLGGAMALLVFFAFAMQCTSTLAIVRRETNSWRWPALQFAYMTVLAYLGALATNQLILHLMR comes from the coding sequence ATGAGCAGTTGCTGCACCACAGAAACCATTGAGCTACCCCAGCAGCCGCGCGTGGCCGGCAAGCTGCAGACCGTAGCGCTGGTGGGACCGCCGAACTCGGGCAAGTCCACACTCTTCAATCGCCTGACGGGATTGCGGCAGAAGGTCGCGAATTATCCAGGCGTGACGGTGGAGCAGCATCTGGGCCGGATGAAAGGGATTGGACGACCGGATCTGGTGCTGATTGATCTGCCGGGCATCTATAGTTTTGACTCCTACTCAGAAGATGCGCGCGTGGCGGTGGATGTGCTGCGCGGCGAAATGCCGGGAACTCCGCAGCCGGATGCGGTGCTGCTGGTGCTCGATTCCCTGCACCTGCGGCGGCAACTGATGCTGGCGGCTCCGGTGCTGGCGCTGAATTTGCCGACGCTGGTGCTGCTGAACATGACGGACCTGATGGAGAGCCGCGGCGGTGAGGTGGATACGCTGGCGCTGGCGCAGGAGCTGGGCGTTCCGGTGGCGAAGATCAGCGGAGCGCAAGGCATCGGGCTGAATGCGATTGCGCAGTTTCTAAACCGGCGCAGCGAGCCGGCCGTGGAGACAACGCAGCCGCAGCGGCTGGAGCTGCCGGTGGTGGGCAATGCGCGCTCGTACCGGCAATGGGCGACGGGCGTGAGCTCGCGGACGAAGTACAAGGCTCCGTTGTCGTCAGAGTGGACGCGAAAGCTGGATGGAGTGCTGCTGCACCGGGTGTGGGGACCGCTGCTGTTTCTGGTGGTGGTGTTTGCGGTGTTTCAGGTGGTGTTTACGCTGGGCAATCCGCTGAGCGATGCGTTTGGCAATGTGCTGTATGGGCTGGGCGATTTTGTGGGGCGGTTTCTGGGCGATGGCTGGCTGAAATCATTTGTGATTGAGGGCGCGTGGCGCGGCGTAGCGTCAGTGCTGGTGTTTTTGCCGCAGATTCTGCTGCTGTTTTTGTTTATTGGAGTGCTCGAAGACTCGGGCTACCTGGCGCGCGCGGCTCTGATTGCCGATCGCTTCATGAAAGGCATCGGGCTGAATGGCAAGGCGTTCATTCCCCTGCTCTCGGCCTATGCTTGCGCAGTGCCGGCGATCATGGCGACGCGCACAATTGAGAACAAGCGCGACCGGTTTGCGACGATTCTGGTGACGCCGTTCATGACATGCTCGGCGCGGCTGCCGATCTACATTCTGGTGATCGCGGCGTTCATTCCGAACCGGCCGGTGCTGGGGGATCTGCTGGGACTGCAGGCCGTGGCGATGATAGGCCTGTACCTGCTGGGCTTTCTGGCGGCGCTCGGGACGGCGCGGTTGCTGAAGTCGTCGATTTTGAAGGCTTCTTCGACACCATTCATTCTGGAGCTTCCGCAGTACCGCATGCCGACGGCGCGCGGACTGGCGCTGCGGCTGTATGACCGCGGCAAGCTCTTCACGAAGAAGACAGGCACGATCATTCTGGGCGCGACGGTGGTGCTTTGGATTCTGGCGCACCTGCCGGTACACGCGACGCTGCCGGAGAGTGTGATCGGGCGGCTGGGACACTGGATTGAGCCGGCGATTCGTCCGCTGGGATTTAACTGGAAGATCGGGATCGGCATTCTCAGCTCGATTGTGGCGCGCGAGGTGATCGTGGGCACGCTGGGGACGCTGTATGGGGCAGATCCGGCGACGCAGGCGCTGCACCTGCAGGCCGCGCTGCGGCATGACCTGACGCTGGGCGGCGCAATGGCGTTGCTGGTGTTCTTTGCCTTTGCGATGCAGTGCACCTCGACTCTGGCGATTGTGCGGCGCGAGACGAATAGCTGGCGGTGGCCGGCGCTGCAGTTCGCGTACATGACGGTGCTGGCGTATCTGGGCGCGCTGGCGACGAATCAGTTGATTTTGCACCTGATGCGGTAA